Proteins from a genomic interval of Providencia stuartii:
- a CDS encoding MurR/RpiR family transcriptional regulator has protein sequence MSTMRVKLECLLTRGKGTEQRIASFLLDSSHMSHLAMNVAELAQAAGVSSASVIRFARQMGYRGYPEFKVDYLSDEKQHRIKNEYSNLTYYDDTNQIITKSGQMFTVAIEKSLELLEPKIVDRIAQQMVAAKRVVLLGIGSSTIVANDIFHKLINANKDVLFSPDLYMQLSYSVNLNAHDLVIAVTATGNKPDMNGMLKTAKQKGCTIVAITRFGQDESARLADIVLPYFYDEQPSQFGIITPQILQMVVFDTLFFKYLTLVNQDINNVS, from the coding sequence ATGTCGACAATGAGGGTAAAGTTGGAATGTTTACTCACTAGGGGAAAAGGCACTGAACAACGTATCGCCAGTTTTTTGTTAGATAGCAGTCATATGAGCCATCTTGCAATGAATGTTGCTGAACTTGCTCAGGCAGCGGGTGTCAGTAGTGCATCGGTGATTCGTTTTGCTCGTCAAATGGGTTATCGTGGGTATCCCGAGTTTAAGGTCGATTACTTATCTGATGAAAAACAACATAGAATAAAAAACGAGTATAGTAATCTAACCTATTATGATGATACAAATCAGATCATTACTAAATCCGGCCAAATGTTTACTGTGGCTATTGAAAAGTCATTAGAGTTACTTGAACCTAAAATAGTGGATCGTATTGCGCAACAGATGGTTGCCGCAAAACGTGTCGTGTTATTGGGAATTGGCTCTTCGACTATTGTTGCGAATGATATTTTTCATAAACTGATTAATGCAAATAAAGATGTTTTATTTAGTCCAGACCTCTATATGCAACTTAGCTATTCAGTTAATTTGAATGCGCATGATCTTGTGATTGCAGTCACTGCAACGGGTAATAAGCCCGATATGAATGGCATGCTAAAAACAGCTAAACAAAAAGGTTGTACCATCGTGGCGATAACCCGTTTTGGGCAAGATGAGTCGGCACGTTTAGCGGATATAGTACTGCCTTATTTTTATGATGAACAGCCTTCTCAATTTGGCATAATCACACCTCAAATTTTGCAAATGGTTGTATTCGACACTTTATTTTTTAAATACTTAACGCTCGTTAATCAAGATATAAATAACGTATCATAG
- a CDS encoding rhomboid family intramembrane serine protease encodes MIGQQRHTLKSRSFLRAMALTLILVLLNIAVYFYQIAFASPLESRENNLILFGANVYQLSLTGDWWRYPISMILHSNGMHLAFNCLALFVIGIECERAYGKLKVLAIYIISGVGAALFSAYWQYYDTINNQIWSDNTVYIIIGVGASGAIMGLAAASVIYLLKAINKPHPHPVIHSKQKRQLYNIIAMIALTLVNGLQSGVDNAAHIGGAIIGALISIGYVLVPKKSAMTSVSITVIAVLLLALAIHSFSFSTDENLLYERQFIYQEINKELHMAHK; translated from the coding sequence ATGATAGGACAACAAAGGCATACACTAAAATCACGCTCTTTCTTACGGGCAATGGCTCTCACGCTGATCCTTGTCCTGCTGAATATTGCCGTCTATTTCTATCAAATTGCTTTCGCTTCTCCCCTCGAATCACGGGAAAATAACTTAATACTGTTTGGTGCGAATGTTTACCAATTATCATTAACCGGAGATTGGTGGCGTTACCCTATTAGTATGATATTACATTCAAACGGGATGCATTTAGCTTTTAACTGCTTAGCGTTATTTGTGATTGGCATAGAATGTGAACGTGCTTATGGTAAATTAAAAGTATTAGCTATTTATATTATCTCAGGTGTCGGAGCGGCGCTATTTAGCGCCTATTGGCAATATTACGACACGATAAACAATCAAATATGGTCAGACAATACGGTTTATATCATCATTGGTGTAGGTGCTTCCGGTGCAATTATGGGGCTTGCGGCTGCATCCGTCATCTATTTGCTAAAAGCGATTAATAAGCCACACCCTCACCCTGTCATACACTCAAAGCAAAAGCGCCAACTCTATAATATTATTGCAATGATCGCATTAACGCTGGTAAATGGTTTGCAATCTGGTGTTGATAATGCTGCCCATATTGGAGGGGCTATTATTGGTGCATTAATCAGTATCGGCTATGTTTTAGTGCCCAAAAAGTCAGCGATGACGAGTGTTAGCATCACGGTTATTGCCGTGCTCCTGCTTGCGTTAGCGATCCACTCTTTTTCATTTTCTACAGATGAAAATTTACTGTATGAACGTCAATTTATTTATCAAGAGATCAATAAAGAACTTCACATGGCACATAAATAA
- a CDS encoding sulfite exporter TauE/SafE family protein has protein sequence MILTELAIGALIGLIISTTGVGGGVIVLPILTYFFGLNALAAVATANFLSMLMKVSSSYMHFRLGNIPLKGAAIVLAIMLPSTFLSSLLVAWLGSFPEYQKTVEWAINLLVAAAIIFSLYLFVHRMFYAAPIQKNIAQGNPFQTMALPAVIAGIVLGATGVGGGIVVLPMLLRYMQLNIKQAIGTSIVVTTVLSGASALAYAQNGYTNLKLALTLCIGALLVMPLAKYLLIKLSERAFQYMTLLLILCSAIMMTLKAIMQA, from the coding sequence GTGATTTTAACTGAATTAGCCATCGGTGCATTGATTGGCTTAATTATTAGTACAACTGGCGTCGGTGGTGGTGTGATCGTTTTGCCCATCTTGACTTATTTTTTTGGGCTTAATGCATTAGCCGCTGTTGCAACGGCTAATTTTCTGTCGATGTTGATGAAGGTATCATCCTCGTATATGCATTTTAGATTAGGGAATATCCCATTAAAGGGCGCGGCTATTGTGTTAGCAATTATGTTGCCAAGCACATTTTTGTCGAGCTTATTGGTTGCTTGGTTAGGAAGTTTCCCTGAATATCAAAAGACGGTTGAATGGGCAATTAACCTACTTGTTGCTGCCGCAATTATTTTTTCATTGTATTTATTTGTTCATCGAATGTTTTATGCTGCACCGATTCAAAAAAATATTGCTCAAGGAAATCCATTTCAAACAATGGCATTACCAGCGGTAATTGCGGGAATCGTACTTGGTGCAACGGGGGTTGGTGGGGGCATTGTCGTTTTACCGATGTTGTTGCGTTATATGCAATTAAATATTAAGCAAGCTATTGGAACTTCAATTGTTGTTACAACAGTCTTATCGGGCGCTTCTGCATTGGCTTATGCCCAAAATGGGTATACAAATCTCAAATTGGCGCTAACTTTGTGTATCGGTGCATTATTGGTGATGCCATTAGCTAAATATTTATTAATCAAGCTGTCAGAAAGAGCTTTTCAATATATGACATTGTTGCTGATATTATGTAGCGCAATTATGATGACCCTAAAAGCGATCATGCAGGCATGA
- a CDS encoding NAD-dependent malic enzyme: MEHEYETKRPLYIPYAGPILLEFPLLNKGSAFSEEERASFNLYGLLPEQVETIEEQVERAYRQLIDFKTDIDKHIYLRNIQDTNETLFYRLIDAHLTEVMPIIYTPTVGEACEHFSDIYRRARGLFISYPNREYIDDMLQNATKQNVKVIVVTDGERILGLGDQGIGGMGIPIGKLSLYTACGGISPAYTLPIVIDVGTNNPQRLNDPLYMGWRHPRITGEEYDQFIDEFIQAVKRRWPNVLLQFEDFAQKNAMPLLNRYRDELCCFNDDIQGTAAVTLGSLIAASHAAGSKLSDQRVTFLGAGSAGCGIAEQIIAQMKSEGLSDEQARSRIYMVDRFGLLTDKLPNLLDFQSKLTQNSNHLSDWDVNSDSISLLDVVRNAKPTILIGVSGQAGLFTEEIIKEMHKHCERPIVMPLSNPTSRVEARPEDIINWTDGKALVATGSPFSPVSYKEKIFPIAQCNNSYIFPGIGLGVIASGAKRVTEAMLMAASRALAECSPLAKEGEGPLLPLLSDIQQVSRIIAKQVAKEAQVQGVATVTSDSALDEAIERNFWKPEYRTYKRTSF; this comes from the coding sequence ATGGAACATGAATACGAAACAAAACGCCCTCTGTACATTCCTTATGCAGGCCCTATCCTGCTCGAGTTTCCTTTGCTAAACAAAGGAAGTGCTTTTAGTGAAGAAGAACGCGCTAGCTTTAACCTTTATGGCCTACTGCCAGAGCAAGTTGAAACTATTGAAGAACAAGTTGAGCGTGCCTATCGCCAATTAATTGATTTCAAAACTGACATCGATAAGCACATTTACTTAAGAAATATTCAAGATACCAACGAGACCTTGTTTTATCGCTTGATTGATGCCCATCTTACAGAAGTGATGCCAATCATTTATACCCCTACTGTTGGTGAAGCGTGTGAACATTTCTCTGATATCTATCGCCGTGCACGTGGTTTATTCATCTCTTATCCAAACCGTGAATATATTGATGATATGCTGCAAAATGCCACCAAACAAAATGTTAAAGTGATCGTTGTCACTGACGGTGAGCGTATTTTAGGTTTAGGCGACCAAGGCATTGGTGGTATGGGTATCCCTATCGGCAAGCTCTCACTTTACACCGCCTGTGGTGGTATTAGCCCAGCGTATACATTACCAATTGTCATTGATGTGGGAACCAATAATCCACAACGCCTCAATGATCCTCTATATATGGGATGGCGCCATCCACGTATTACTGGTGAAGAATACGACCAGTTTATCGATGAGTTTATTCAAGCGGTGAAACGTCGTTGGCCAAATGTTTTATTGCAATTTGAAGATTTTGCACAAAAAAATGCCATGCCATTGCTCAATCGCTATCGCGATGAGCTTTGCTGCTTTAATGATGATATTCAAGGTACTGCGGCTGTCACATTGGGAAGCTTAATTGCTGCCAGCCATGCTGCGGGCAGTAAATTAAGTGATCAACGCGTTACCTTTTTAGGTGCAGGCTCTGCTGGCTGCGGTATCGCCGAGCAAATCATTGCTCAGATGAAATCTGAAGGGCTAAGTGATGAACAAGCGCGTTCACGCATTTACATGGTTGACCGTTTTGGTTTATTGACTGATAAACTGCCTAATCTACTTGATTTCCAAAGCAAACTAACCCAAAACAGCAATCATTTAAGCGATTGGGATGTCAATAGCGATTCTATCTCTTTATTGGATGTCGTACGTAATGCAAAACCAACGATCCTAATCGGTGTGTCTGGCCAAGCCGGTCTGTTTACAGAAGAGATCATCAAAGAGATGCATAAACACTGTGAACGTCCTATCGTGATGCCACTCTCTAACCCAACATCACGAGTAGAAGCCCGCCCAGAAGATATTATTAATTGGACAGACGGTAAAGCATTAGTCGCAACAGGAAGCCCATTCTCGCCAGTTTCTTATAAAGAGAAAATCTTCCCAATTGCTCAGTGTAACAACTCCTACATCTTCCCAGGTATTGGCCTTGGCGTTATCGCGTCAGGTGCAAAACGTGTCACAGAAGCAATGTTGATGGCAGCAAGCCGTGCATTAGCTGAGTGTTCACCACTGGCAAAAGAAGGTGAAGGCCCACTGTTACCACTATTGTCTGATATCCAACAAGTGTCACGCATTATAGCAAAACAAGTCGCTAAAGAAGCTCAAGTGCAAGGTGTTGCAACAGTAACATCAGATAGTGCATTAGATGAAGCGATCGAGCGTAACTTCTGGAAACCTGAATACCGGACTTATAAACGGACTTCATTCTAA